The following are encoded together in the Kwoniella europaea PYCC6329 chromosome 1, complete sequence genome:
- a CDS encoding V-type ATPase, G subunit — protein MAANSQGIQTLLEAEKEAAKVVQKARQYRVQKLKDARSEAAKEIEAYRAQKEEEFKKFEKDHTSQTSSSQSSIDSSTTTQLADLDKAVEKNKAEVIKKIVDRVLQSDPKLHANLKKIEA, from the exons ATG GCCGCCAACTCGCAAGGTATCCAAACCCTTCTCgaagcagagaaagaagctgccAAGGTGGTCCAGAAGGCCAGGCAAT ACAGAGTTCAGAAGCTGAAAGATGCTAGATCAGAAGCTGCCAAGGAGATCGAGGCGTACCGTGctcaaaaggaggaagagttCAAGAAGTTTGAAAAGGAT CACACATCGcaaacatcctcttcccaatcatccatcgacagcagcaccaccacccaatTAGCCGACCTCGACAAAGCGGTAGAGAAGAACAAGGCAGAggtgatcaagaagatcgtGGATAGGGTATTACAATCTGATCCAAAGTTGCATGCTaacctgaagaagattgaggcGTAG